In Rhodamnia argentea isolate NSW1041297 chromosome 11, ASM2092103v1, whole genome shotgun sequence, one genomic interval encodes:
- the LOC115727710 gene encoding uncharacterized protein LOC115727710 translates to MGAPSNIDITNDNQSDLLKDLVDMIDEDGSIDKWLDAIIRQSSGTECDTDNGQDWWSPVNRPVEQGDHADRLRQPTIRPPGNVPREEAGVHAQDNSREQNFPHCFMIQPVGYEPEINCLTRDPVPTRASRGRDRVQLQNKPSGKPASEGKVTPSKEPTLPHHKPVLKWVKTEAEPAQLSCASAVSPPIPVFPSKFRFPPANHRVEFPQWQNSLIDMVNTAICQKFRIPQMWMKQEGLKRSVQQKLS, encoded by the exons ATGGGGGCTCCATCTAACATCGATATTACAAATGATAATCAATCTGACTTGCTAAAAGATTTGGTCGATATGATTGATGAGGATGGATCTATCGACAAGTGGTTAGATGCTATCATCCGACAAAGCAGTGGAACAGAATGTGACACAGATAATGGACAG GATTGGTGGTCGCCTGTGAACAGACCTGTTGAGCAAGGGGACCATGCTGACAGGTTGAGACAACCTACCATAAGACCTCCGGGCAATGTGCCTAGAGAAGAAGCAGGGGTTCATGCTCAGGACAATTCACGGgaacaaaattttccccattgTTTCATGATTCAACCGGTCGGATATGAGCCTGAGATCAACTGCTTGACCCGTGATCCCGTACCCACCCGAGCTTCAAGAGGTCGAGACAGAGTCCAACTACAAAATAAACCCTCTGGCAAACCGGCATCCGAGGGCAAGGTGACACCATCGAAGGAGCCCACTTTGCCTCATCATAAACCTGTTCTTAAATGGGTCAAAACTGAAGCAGAACCTGCACAACTCTCCTGTGCCAGTGCGGTTTCACCGCCAATTCCAGTCTTCCCAAGCAAATTCAGGTTCCCACCTGCCAACCATCGTGTAGAATTTCCCCAGTGGCAGAATTCACTGATAGACATGGTAAATACCGCCATATGCCAAAAGTTCCGAATCCCACAGATGTGGATGAAGCAGGAAGGACTAAAAAGATCAGTTCAGCAGAAGCTGTCTTAA
- the LOC115727712 gene encoding NAC domain-containing protein 14-like produces MESAEISLLDLPVGFRFRPTEEELVNHYLKLKILGNKMVELIIPEVDVHQLPPWDLPSKINELSRINSDGDEWFFFCRLQNKHPKRTRRSNDYGSWKKTGGTRKIRTRDKKHILGLKKILVFKERGSPKNAQTKWVLHEYHLNADLMGNVLTDQSVFVLNHLKKNPDKKVKKNSKTQKNNTDTYSIMPKEGIRSRCNMPDEVDNTSISIVLQQGSRSICNTPDEVNNTSCFNALATAKNTVPEEIPKEFLEENVEPPLPPLISPEWNSSECDFSATPQPPTETGEQLTHDSSYQDLESYFADYEKLEEILGMLNSD; encoded by the exons ATGGAAAGTGCAGAAATTTCATTACTCGATCTGCCAGTGGGATTCCGATTCAGACCAACAGAGGAGGAACTTGTCAATCATTACCTGAAGTTGAAGATACTCGGCAACAAAATGGTTGAGCTGATAATTCCCGAGGTTGATGTCCATCAATTGCCACCTTGGGATTTACCCAGCAAGATAAATG AACTATCAAGGATAAACTCGGATGGTGATGAATGGTTCTTCTTCTGCCGTCTGCAAAATAAGCACCCTAAACGGACTAGAAGATCAAATGATTATGGGTCGTGGAAGAAAACTGGTGGAACTCGCAAAATCAGGACACGAGACAAAAAACACATATTAggtttgaagaaaattttggttttcaaAGAAAGAGGAAGTCCCAAAAATGCCCAGACGAAATGGGTACTGCATGAATATCACCTAAATGCTGATCTTATGGGAAACGTCCTCACTGACCAG AGTGTCTTTGTTCTTAACCACTTGAAGAAAAACCCTGACAAGAAGGttaagaaaaattcaaagactcAGAAGAACAACACAGATACATATAGCATCATGCCTAAAGAAGGCATCAGAAGCCGCTGTAACATGCCCGATGAAGTCGACAACACAAGTATCTCTATTGTGCTTCAACAAGGTAGCAGAAGTATCTGCAACACGCCTGATGAAGTCAACAACACAAGTTGCTTCAATGCATTAGCAACTGCCAAAAACACAGTACCTGAAGAGATCCCGAAG GAGTTTTTAGAAGAAAATGTAGAGCCGCCACTGCCGCCACTTATCTCACCAGAATGGAACTCATCAGAATGTGATTTCTCTGCAACTCCACAGCCACCTACAGAGACCGGGGAGCAATTGACTCATGATTCGTCCTATCAGGATTTGGAGTCTTATTTTGCTGATTATGAAAAGCTAGAAGAGATATTAGGGATGTTGAACTCAGATTAG
- the LOC115727713 gene encoding uncharacterized protein LOC115727713, whose product MSVKQPTRSRRRLFSCVLGLFEIHYDPIRSLTHSSILLGIELCRRDFFSKSQVMIDESFMGPILQHPNPFFLCLGLGGKVKQLQHLFREIRESLPQVQQLASLLHLHRKMAMTMERCVTGIYLLVLKPSELLSCSKKFKRIRTEHG is encoded by the exons ATGAGCGTCAAGCAGCCCACTAGATCAAGACGTCGTCTTTTTTCTTGCGTCTTGGGGTTGTTCGAGATTCATTACGACCCAATACGATCCCTGACTCACTCGTCAATCTTACTTGGGATTGAGTTATGTCGACGCGATTTCTTCTCGAAATCACAAGTAATGATTGACGAGTCCTTCATGGGTCCTATTCTCCAACATCCAAATCCATTCTTTCTTTGCCTCGGTCTCGGTGGGAAGGTGAAGCAGTTGCAG CATTTGTTTAGAGAAATAAGGGAATCACTTCCCCAAGTGCAGCAACTGGCCAGCCTCCTTCATTTACATCGTAAGATGGCTATGACAATG GAGCGCTGCGTCACGGGCATATATCTTTTAGTCCTGAAACCTAGTGAGCTCCTATCATGcagtaaaaaatttaaaagaataagAACTGAGCATGGATAA
- the LOC115726603 gene encoding NAC domain-containing protein 83-like isoform X1: protein MEDTISEAMRPPLPPGFRFHATDEELLILYLKPKILGQPDEPYYDIIPEIDVCKFEPWELPNVVGHMFNSKELFLYCCVKRKYLKSKRPDRTTAAGYWKVTGKERRVMSEDTNEQIGIKKTLVFYTGRVPKGERTNWVMHEYHLNSKCLGDNHGEGEMLPYVACRIKNKKDRKLKTGHAPTISPEGDSSSPYTCTSEVSDPPVNQEVDYPSFCNTPNNNNEVADNQEALDAQLEMSPGGLMDSLSPFWALDDDLLYYANTPTYQSQAGAEEEWLSFLDFSENNNGE, encoded by the exons ATGGAAGACACAATCTCAGAAGCAATGAGACCCCCCCTCCCTCCAGGATTCAGATTCCATGCTACTGATGAGGAGCTCCTGATTCTCTACTTGAAGCCCAAGATTCTCGGACAACCCGACGAGCCCTACTACGACATCATCCCGGAGATCGACGTATGCAAGTTCGAACCTTGGGAGTTGCCCAACGTTGTTGGTCACATGTTCAACAGTAAGGAACTGTTTCTCTATTGCTGCGTGAAGCGCAAGTACTTGAAAAGCAAGCGGCCCGACCGGACGACAGCAGCTGGCTACTGGAAAGTGACCGGCAAGGAACGCCGCGTCATGAGCGAGGACACCAACGAGCAGATAGGAATCAAGAAGACGCTGGTGTTCTACACTGGCCGCGTGCCTAAAGGCGAAAGGACCAACTGGGTCATGCACGAGTATCACCTAAATTCCAAGTGTTTGGGCGATAATCACGGCGAAGGCGAG ATGCTGCCTTATGTGGCATGTCGGATCAAGAACAAGAAAGACAGGAAACTGAAGACGGGTCATGCTCCAACAATCAGCCCTGAAGGCGATTCAAGCAGCCCTTACACATGCACCAGCGAAGTGTCAGACCCCCCTGTGAATCAAGAAGTGGACTATCCCAGCTTCTGCAACACCCCCAACAACAACAATGAAGTTGCTGATAACCAAGAAGCTCTTGATGCTCAACTTGAG ATGTCACCGGGAGGGTTAATGGACTCGCTATCTCCATTTTGGGCACTGGATGACGATCTATTATACTACGCCAACACTCCAACCTATCAGTCACAGGCAGGAGCCGAGGAAGAATGGTTGTCCTTCCTAGATTTCTCAGAAAACAACAATGGGGAATGA